The Limnospira fusiformis SAG 85.79 genomic interval GGGAGTTTATGATATCACTACCGGTTCTTTGGTTAGTTATCCTCACCCCTACCGTATCCTCGATTTTTCCAGGGATGATCAGGGTCAACAGAAGCTGGAAATTGAGTCGCACCGCATTGTCTCAGTTCCCGATTTTCCTGACTTAGCAAGTATTTCTAGGGAATGGATGGGCGATCGCTCCTTTCCGTTTATGATGAGGTTATTAATGGGGCATCCCCTAGGTCTTTCCCAATTAGAAGCCGAGGAGTTGGCCCCCCGTCTGCGCTATTTTTGGGCGGATATTGCTGGCGGTGATGCCAGGTTTGATTTTCCTGACTTCCCCCCCCAACCGCGACAGTATTTTGAGGGGTTTACTGCCAGTGAGGCGATCGATAATCAGACAATTTTACTGTTATAGGCAATGTCATCAGAATATGGGAATGTGGGTATTCTATGCTCACCGACTACAAGGGAGTCTCAATCTATAGCAATAGGCGATCGTGTATTCATGACAAAATGAGAGAGAGGTTATAAGTTAGAGGCTAGAGGGTAGACACAAAGGGGATAGATTGAATGAACAATGGTCAAGTATCGATTTTCCTGCCTACCTTCTTCGGCGCGCTATAGATTTAGGCTTGATTGTTAAATAAATTTGAATTTGAGTTGCTGTTGACTCCCCCCCATGGGTCAATAGATGGTCACATACCCTACTCAAATATGATGGCTTGTTTGTATAAAAGAAGAATAGATTTGGGAATAAGCCTAAAGACTTACTGCTTACTTTGTTGATGATTAACTCGAAAGCCCTCGACTATGACCACCAAAGCTCATACACATCACTTACCAGTATCTTCTGGGTTCGGTTACGGAAAGCACCCTGACTTCAAATTGTCCGGCTATATACGCCAGGATAGACTGCAAAGGTTGTCTCAAAAAGGGATTATAATTACTACCTCAGAACTTGATGAGTTTGATGCTTACACCCAGAAAATTCGTCGTCAGTTATTGATATTAAAAGCTACATCGGTATCTTCTATGGATTGAAAAACTGTCCGGTTTGACTGCGCGAGACTGTCAAGGGACAGCATTTGACTTGATACTATCGTGATCGGAAAATGGCAACTTTGACTATAAGCTACCCCCAGGAAATTTATATAAGTCTTGGTTATTGTTGGCGATTGGTTAGATACAAATAACAAAACCTTGGTGAATTTATGGAGTGAAAATGATTATCATTCTTGCCCCAACTAGCCACGAAAATACGCCACTTGACAGCCCTTGAACAGGATGATAGAGTAGAGTCTATAGGTTAAAGTTAGTCTTCGTGTGGGTAAAAGCAGTTATTGAGTATCTGTGGCTACCAGGAAATAACCTGAAACAGCTATATTGCCGTATTTAATATGAGGTAAGCAGTGGGCGATCGCCTGAGTGAAATTTGCTGGCGAGACACGAATATTGTTTTAAGCCCCAGAGGCAGGGGTTGACAAAATAGCAAAAATGTGCATAGTGCCAGGATGCCAGTTTGATAGGTAAACTTTAGGATGCTTTTGTTTTTGGTGAAGGGTAATTAATGAAACCAGTTGTTTTCTGTGACTTTGACGGGACAATTACAGCAGAGGAGACCTTTGTGGCGATGCTAAAGCAATTCGCACCGGAGGCAGCAGAGGAGATTATCCCGAAACTATACACCCATGAGATCAGCTTACGTTCAGGGGTGCGAAGGATGCTAGAATCAATACCCTCGAGGGCTTATGGAGAGATTATCGAGTTTTCAAAAACTAAAGAAATGCGTCCTGGACTGGTGGAATTAATAGACTTTCTGGATAGCCAAGGAGTGCCGTTGGTGGTAGTATCGGGGGGGATTCGGATTATGGTAGAAACAGTATTAGGAGAATTAGTTAATCGGGTCGCGGGGATTTATGCGGTGGATGTGGAGACGGACGGACCGAATTTGCGGGTATATTCAGAGTTTGAAGGGGACACAGAATTACTAGCAAAAGTGCGGGTAATGGAGTTATATAAAGGTGACCCGAAAATTGCGATCGGGGATTCGGTAACGGACTTAAATATGGCGATCGCTGCTCCGGTGGTATTTGCGCGCGATCGCTTATCTGAGTATTTAGATAAGCAGAAAAAGCCCTATATAGCTTGGACAGATTTCTTAGATATTCGCGATCGTCTCCGAGAAATCTGGAATGCTTAATGAATCCCATAATTAACAGGAGTTTGACAAATGGCAGAGTTTACCAGAGTTCTCTCTATTGACGGTGGTGGCTTGCGAGGATTAA includes:
- a CDS encoding HAD-IB family phosphatase, with the translated sequence MKPVVFCDFDGTITAEETFVAMLKQFAPEAAEEIIPKLYTHEISLRSGVRRMLESIPSRAYGEIIEFSKTKEMRPGLVELIDFLDSQGVPLVVVSGGIRIMVETVLGELVNRVAGIYAVDVETDGPNLRVYSEFEGDTELLAKVRVMELYKGDPKIAIGDSVTDLNMAIAAPVVFARDRLSEYLDKQKKPYIAWTDFLDIRDRLREIWNA